The Natronoarchaeum mannanilyticum genome includes the window GCGTCGCCGGATTGCCCTACTGCGCCTGGAAGGGTCGGCTGGTCGATCCGGCGAGCGAGTGCGGACCGACTTGCGGCGGGTACGAGTCCGCTGAGCCGCCCGACGCCGACCTCGCCGCGGCGCGCGCGGAGAGCGCGCCGTGGGTCGCGGACCCCGAGGGGCGACAGCGGCGCCAGGCCGGGCTCGATCGGTTCGGGTGAGACTGCTCCGGTTTCGTAGCGCGTATAGGCGCGGAATCGCCTACGATCCGACACGCACTCGGCGGGCGCCGTCCGCCGATTCTTCGATCTTCAATGCGACGTGACAGCACCGATTCGGCGGATAGCACCGCAACGGAAGGCGCGAACTCGACGGGGAACTCGTCCGAGAGCGGCGGCCCGACGAGCACCGACGCCGGCGACGGGCGTGCCGATCAGGACCAGCCCGTGACGTTCACCCGACGAGGAATCCGAGACGGGTTCGTCAAGTGCGTCCCCGTCTCGCTCGGCGTGGCGGGCTACGGGATCGCGTTCGGCGTCCTCGCCCAGCAGGCCGGACTCAGCGTCGCCGAGGCGACCCTGATGAGCGCCGTCGTGGTCGCCGGGGCGGCCCAGGTGATCGCGGTCGAGCTCTGGGCCGATCCGATCCCGGTCGCGCTGGTCGTCGGCACGGCGTTCGTCGTCAATCTCCGGTACACGCTGATGGGGGCGGCGCTGCGGCCGTGGCTGCGCGA containing:
- a CDS encoding AzlC family ABC transporter permease, which produces MRRDSTDSADSTATEGANSTGNSSESGGPTSTDAGDGRADQDQPVTFTRRGIRDGFVKCVPVSLGVAGYGIAFGVLAQQAGLSVAEATLMSAVVVAGAAQVIAVELWADPIPVALVVGTAFVVNLRYTLMGAALRPWLRDLTPLQAYGSVFFMADENWALTMGELRSGGTKGAFLLGSGLAIWAFWVGSTVLGATAGATIGEPSRYGLDFVLVAVFLAIAVSLWDGASDLVPWAGALLVAVLSSQLLPGSWYILAGGIAGFVLEVARFES